In one window of Brachyhypopomus gauderio isolate BG-103 chromosome 16, BGAUD_0.2, whole genome shotgun sequence DNA:
- the brca2 gene encoding breast cancer type 2 susceptibility protein isoform X3 has translation MHDIMSDDGKSLQMNMFEDVFHRIEAELGPLNAHWFEELTSKPPKDGDKDGDEYIAEVQEPSYKEGTMFRATTDTTTLDSQMSSTPTLFRHRDPESPLSFLGDLSAPGMQSPLRVLPWSDSSPCLFGSAKDSQQIGKDCRSGMINDYFGLLDTPKSYLVQDMSAKRISESLGAQLNPDMSWSSSFNTPSTLSPTVIVSRQEDPSPIVRKLFPTLSNCTLSESDREPTLQPDASLMDQKSQVGAETSSTSSEHAASVWRQTVPDAIKDDDVRDTVEGVLDGAEDVLSIFFSNSNSALRRVKTKERIKKRFNGAAEETKAVSLATESPAHIVSELNVRPDLSSLDTCASVEIESPNKTKDFTQWTPLSLSDVPNSKAKQNATSELASKHPKHLAHNSDSPQHTFRDGDGQSVQSSCAVEKLNCCPDSYPERSQIRGSFLQSSPAFTFSRRPRKFVYQVQSPCSSTEVQKWNATPTRSSHTVTDSLAGNHCLETSLFDESKDGEDMVHTADIGDRLLQPGETARKEITLAALSVDHDLNMTQLCKAFSEDFTQEVKLEKLSNKGQKRNHDCLTESSSMKISEIQPKARPEDLEDGVDYKHSYEDHKGVDLTKIGSMTSGSPKSKSDSGCPTVLSLNLGREASNFISSASSESGFKTASNKSITVSFDNLEKAKEIFKEFDENTDILQVQHVKHDGGPVFDVRSGQKPQYSNHINVDGISSLTASQKADVTELCSILEEACSQNEFTQVRRPKFGFKPLDSSHFEKDWDSDMLADIDFDDSFNCNEGQVSQTRQAKTGSLSHHTPVLNGMHSKDVFIQSLSQPSSNAPEMPNVNVLRCNDMEMDKTLKVKSNAVEENKSFCFGFKTASGNDVSVSDKCLRKARNLFADLEDAEENIDRKYDDGPDTVEEKIKQSPACHTAELPPEDHTGGLYCHKQLQKLELRADAIPCNEDPDSVMKEKEINQHIDGSANLKATQRGVDQKSHLLQTNAVNFGFRTAGGKEVRVSEKALVNAKKLLSEVDNFEAPSMCEATVSTKAPLMTKAHSCSLTPVHDQSMLVHALCDSKICAESLTKVVEEKSQISTEKNCELGTCQTSQSIQSNGFKLASGKGVSVSASAIQKSKTIFKDIDNSEKCSNGIKLEDGRAKLDSEANRNHKNSVKGCKMVSDKGVSISEKAFMKAKTFFKARDLDCTDISQGNGDKSSVMDDCGFKALAGSAAHLPEIDSVNKESLSLKQQSTALNKYVQKEFTKTSAETLQSTSGCSFSTASGKMVSVSAEALQRAKAVLGDSADASPCDKRMEILEENNVPETRPAVLGRCWNFSTASGKKLAVSNKALEKAKCLLSECEVESLSLDGGLLNSAKTLAADPERTVCSGFSTASGKGVTVSGRALAESQAVFADCSDVSADMHETESHLSIQKGLWKSSHRASLRDCVPANAGRPARKVEIIQGSGLNADALKSGNAGFSTASGKSVSVSKTSLQAALQLFKDCDAQPAIGVDGQSTATSECRSSGLTEENPPASADVGPTEARGPLLTSQPAHDDPSSNPNICSVTQQKYLEQEAMECTKALLEDDLNERGLLEKTAFRKTKHNSIIEANMARKRISDGSDLRGQPPLKRRFVSEFDQISDGSSVRAPVTGSPNGALNDRRVFKYNVHLKPNITHPSSDITDRKGANPAHHTALPQSVDHRIKAPSSKVSSFVPPFQKSRRSEAPKPCVPREVAIASGVFVPPLNKDGLPGIDLLKSSAQQSSIFSSSSVLRYEDRMSSVRGKPHVLQRGTEAWIDLKLQSLTTVTCEEKVLEVWQESVELARDMQDLRIRKKKRQTVRPVPGSLYLAKTSGLTRIPLRTAVGHKNPVQHTQEELYRHGVRRTVSQISSENAEAFRFSWADFFSWEKLAQTGGVQLADGGWLIPDNRASAGKEEFYRALCDTPGVDPRLISEAWAYNHYRWVVWKRASMERAFPGVWGGLALTPEQVLLQLKLRYDMEVDHSQRSALKKIMERDDTPAKTLVLCICAIVTSVHNQEGTEKAPPPTDPRSESPAAVVCLTDGWYSIKALLDPPLCAMLQKGRLRVGGKIAIHGAELIGSQDACPPLEAPDSLMLKISANSTRPARWDAKMGFHKDPRPLSVPLSSLYSTGGLVGCVDIIVLRSYPTQWMEKKPGGVFVFRTERAEDRESTRHSAAKQKDLELLFSKIQAQFEKEEEEKKKKRRGHRTLSRREIEQLHDGEELYHVVESDPGYVEAHLSVEQVEAVNSYRRGVAERRQAELQKRVRRAVQLAGEAEGGGPNRDVTPVWKLAIADSDDQHLNRVYTLNIWRPSAELSSLLREGGRYRVYHLATSETKRRTTTTNLQFTATKKTQFQHLEVCPEWLSKHFPARRVTSFRDLQNSGFGSPCGEVDVVGYVISILDREGTSPLLYLADGEFDFISVRISCGLVQLAVEDLVRPMALLAVSNLQLRQLCAPVPCLYAGEQALFSLHPKDAHLREAIARLKTSVKGNEMFFSVAEEKLSNLITPGCPKSFRSPRTLGLQPKQNLRNVPPQQAGRLFSPYTLASTRSPAPSGSSEPRDPRSVKRKRGVDYLSRIPSPPPISPLGTVASPSVGRTFNPPRRSETPRLPQTRRAPSPSCTSLREEEEQWVKDEELAMINTQALLEGREQPRGEGVST, from the exons ATGCATGACATCATGTCAGATGACGGTAAA AGTTTACAGATGAACATGTTTGAAGACGTCTTCCATCGAATAGAAGCAG AACTCGGACCCCTTAATGCCCACTGGTTTGAGGAGCTTACCTCAAAACCACCTAAAGATGGAGATAAAGATGGAGATGAGTATATTGCCGAGGTGCAGGAACCCTCGTATAAAGAAGGGACCATGTTCAGAGCTACAACGGACACCACCACCCTGGACAGTCAAATGTCTTCAACGCCCACGTTATTTAGGCATAGAGACCCAGAGTCGCCTTTATCATTTCTTGGAGATCTTTCTGCTCCAG GGATGCAAAGCCCCCTGCGGGTTTTGCCGTGGAGTGACTCAAGCCCATGTCTGTTTGGTTCAGCAAAAGACAG CCAACAGATTGGAAAAGATTGTAGATCTGGCATGATAAATGATTACTTTG GCCTACTGGACACACCGAAAAGTTATTTG GTGCAAGACATGTCTGCAAAACGCATCTCTGAGAGTCTTGGAGCTCAGCTGAATCCTGACATGTCGTGGAGCAGTTCCTTCAACACCCCATCCACACTGAGCCCCACAgttattgtgt CCAGACAGGAGGATCCTTCACCA ATTGTACGAAAACTATTCCCTACACTGTCAAACTGCACTCTGTCAGAATCTGACAGGGAACCCACTCTACAGCCCGATG CATCACTAATGGATCAGAAAAGTCAGGTTGGCGCGGAGACATCCAGCACTTCCTCTGAGCATGCCGCCAGTGTCTGGAGGCAGACGGTGCCGGATGCGATTAAAGATGATGATGTCCGTGACACGGTGGAGGGAGTTCTTGATGGTGCTGAGGATGTGCTGTCCATCTTCTTCAGCAACAGCAACTCAGCGCTGCGAAGAGTCAAAACTAAGGAACGAATAAAGAAGAGATTTAATGGAGCTGCTGAAGAAACAAAGGCGGTTTCTCTGGCAACGGAGAGCCCTGCACACATTGTTTCGGAATTAAATGTTCGTCCTGATTTAAGTTCGCTCGACACCTGTGCTTCCGTTGAAATAGAAAGTCCCAATAAAACCAAAGACTTCACACAGTGGACTCCTCTAAGTTTATCTGATGTGCCAAACTCGAAAGCAAAGCAGAACGCTACATCTGAATTAGCAAGCAAGCATCCTAAACATTTAGCACATAACAGTGACTCTCCACAGCACACTTTTAGAGACGGTGATGGACAAAGTGTCCAGTCATCATGTGCTGTGGAGAAACTGAATTGCTGCCCTGATTCATATCCAGAGAGATCTCAGATCAGAGGTTCTTTTCTGCAGTCATCTCCTGCATTCACATTCTCTAGAAGACCCAGGAAGTTTGTGTATCAAGTACAAAGTCCATGTTCATCAACTGAAGTACAGAAGTGGAATGCCACACCAACACGTtcctcacacacagtcaccg ATTCTTTGGCTGGAAACCACTGTCTGGAAACATCTCTTTTTGATGAGTCCAAAGATGGTGAAGATATGGTGCACACAGCTGACATTGGTGATCGTTTGTTGCAGCCAGGAGAAACCGCTCGTAAAGAGATTACTCTGGCAGCCCTCAGCGTAGACCATGATCTTAATATGACACAGCTTTGTAAGGCATTTTCAGAAGATTTCACTCAGGAAGTCAAGTTGGAAAAATTGTCAAACAAAGGCCAAAAGAGAAACCATGACTGCCTCACTGAGTCATCTTCCATGAAAATCAGCGAAATTCAACCTAAAGCAAGACCTGAAGATCTTGAAGATGGTGTTGACTACAAGCATTCCTATGAAGATCACAAAGGAGTAGATTTGACAAAGATTGGGAGCATGACCTCTGGAAGTCCAAaatcaaaatctgacagtggcTGTCCAACAGTTCTTTCTTTAAATTTGGGAAGAGAAGCTTCAAATTTTATTTCAAGTGCAAGTTCTGAGTCTGGCTTTAAAACAGCCTCTAACAAAAGTATCACTGTCTCTTTTGATAACCTTGAAAAAGCTAAAGAAATTTTCAAAGAGTTTGATGAAAATACTGACATTTTGCAAGTCCAACATGTAAAACATGACGGAGGTCCTGTGTTTGACGTCAGAAGCGGTCAGAAACCTCAGTATTCTAACCATATCAATGTTGATGGGATCTCGTCTTTGACAGCATCACAAAAAGCTGATGTAACAGAATTGTGCAGTATATTGGAGGAGGCATGTAGTCAGAATGAATTTACTCAGGTTAGGCGTCCTAAGTTTGGTTTCAAGCCCCTAGACAGCTCTCACTTTGAGAAAGATTGGGATTCTGATATGCTTGCCGACATCGACTTTGATGACAGTTTTAActgtaatgaggggcaggtgtcTCAGACGCGTCAGGCCAAGACAGGATCTCTTAGTCACCATACTCCAGTGCTAaatggcatgcacagcaaagatgTATTTATTCAAAGTCTTAGCCAGCCGAGCAGTAATGCACCGGAAATGCCAAATGTCAACGTTTTGAGGTGCAACGATATGGAAATGGATAAAACTCTGAAAGTAAAGTCTAACGCCGTTGAAGAAAACAAGTCATTTTGTTTTGGCTTTAAAACAGCCAGTGGGAATGATGTTAGCGTCTCTGACAAATGTCTGCGTAAAGCGAGGAATCTCTTTGCAGATTTGGAAGATGCTGAAGAAAACATTGATAGGAAGTATGATGATGGGCCAGATACTGTTGAGGAAAAGATAAAACAGTCACCCGCCTGCCACACAGCTGAGCTCCCACCCGAAGATCACACTGGTGGGTTATATTGCCATAAGCAATTACAAAAGCTCGAACTAAGGGCAGATGCTATCCCATGTAATGAAGATCCAGACTCGGtaatgaaagaaaaagaaataaacCAGCACATAGATGGCTCTGCAAATCTGAAAGCAACACAGAGAGGTGTTGATCAGAAATCACATTTACTTCAAACGAATGCAGTGAATTTTGGATTTAGGACAGCTGGAGGAAAAGAAGTAAGGGTGTCTGAAAAAGCCCTCGTCAATGCAAAGAAACTTTTAAGTGAAGTTGATAACTTTGAAGCTCCTAGTATGTGTGAGGCCACGGTCTCAACGAAGGCCCCTCTGATGACAAAAGCTCACTCCTGTAGCCTGACCCCTGTGCATGATCAGTCTATGTTAGTACATGCACTTTGTGACTCAAAGATTTGTGCTGAATCTCTGACAAAAGTTGTTGAAGAAAAGTCTCAGATTAGTACTGAAAAAAATTGTGAATTGGGTACATGTCAGACTTCCCAATCCATACAGAGTAATGGGTTTAAATTGGCCAGTGGCAAAGGAGTTTCAGTCTCAGCAAGTGCTATTCAGAAGTCCAAAACCATATTCAAAGACATTGACAACAGTGAAAAATGCTCCAATGGAATTAAATTAGAGGATGGGAGAGCAAAATTGGATTCTGAAGCAAACCGAAATCATAAGAATTCTGTCAAAGGATGCAAGATGGTGAGCGATAAAGGGGTGAGCATCTCCGAAAAAGCATTTATGAAGGCAAAGACATTTTTCAAAGCCCGTGATCTTGACTGCACAGATATTTCTCAAGGGAATGGAGACAAGTCAAGTGTGATGGATGACTGTGGTTTCAAGGCATTGGCAGGAAGCGCTGCGCATTTGCCTGAAATAGACAGTGTGAACAAAGAGTCTTTGAGCTTAAAGCAACAGTCCACGGCTTTGAATAAATATGTCCAAAAGGAATTTACTAAAACTTCAGCAGAGACGCTTCAGTCAACATCTGGCTGCAGTTTCAGTACAGCAAGTGGTAAAATGGTGTCTGTTTCAGCAGAAGCACTTCAAAGAGCTAAGGCGGTGTTAGGTGATTCAGCTGATGCTTCACCCTGCGACAAGAGAATGGAAATTTTAGAAGAGAATAATGTTCCAGAAACACGTCCCGCTGTTTTGGGACGATGCTGGAACTTCAGTACTGCAAGTGGAAAGAAACTAGCTGTGTCCAATAAGGCACTGGAAAAAGCAAAGTGTCTTCTTTCTGAATGTGAAGTGGAAAGTTTATCGCTTGATGGAGGACTTTTAAATTCTGCAAAGACATTAGCCGCAGACCCTGAGCGCACGGTGTGTTCGGGATTCAGCACGGCAAGCGGTAAAGGCGTGACGGTATCGGGAAGAGCGCTGGCGGAATCCCAGGCTGTGTTTGCAGATTGCAGCGACGTGTCTGCTGACATgcatgagactgagagccatTTGAGCATTCAAAAGGGGCTTTGGAAAAGCTCCCACAGAGCATCTTTGAGGGATTGTGTACCGGCTAATGCTGGTAGACCTGCAAGAAAAGTTGAGATCATACAAGGTAGCGGCTTAAACGCTGATGCCTTAAAATCAGGAAATGCTGGTTTTAGCACAGCTAGCGGAAAAAGTGTGAGCGTGTCGAAAACGTCTCTTCAGGCAGCCTTGCAGTTGTTCAAAGATTGCGACGCGCAACCAGCTATTGGTGTCGACGGTCAAAGTACGGCGACCTCTGAATGCCGGTCTTCGGGACTTACTGAAGAGAATCCACCAGCGAGTGCTGATGTGGGACCTACAGAAGCCAGAGGTCCATTGCTCACATCACAGCCTGCACACGATGATCCTTCTTCGAATCCTAATATATGCAGTGTGACTCAGCAGAAATATTTAGAGCAGGAAGCAATGGAGTGCACTAAAGCCCTGTTAGAAGATGATCTCAATGAGCGTGGTCTGTTGGAGAAGACAGCCTTTAGGAAAACAAAGCACAACTCAATAATTGAGGCAAATATGGCAAGAAAACGGATCTCAGATGGTAGTGATTTGAGAG GACAACCTCCTTTGAAAAGAAGATTTGTGTCAGAGTTTGACCAGATCTCAGATGGCAGTAGTGTTCGTGCTCCTGTAACAGGCAGTCCCAATG GGGCTCTGAATGACAGGCGAGTCTTCAAATACAACGTGCACTTAAAGCCCAATATTACTCATCCGTCTAG TGACATCACAGATCGAAAAGGCGCCAACCCAGCTCACCACACCGCTCTTCCCCAATCTGTTGATCACAGAATAAAAGCACCAAGCTCCAAAGTGTCGTCGTTCGTACCCCCGTTTCAAAAGAGTAGGAGGTCTGAGGCGCCCAAACCTTGTGTTCCCAGGGAAGTTGCTATAGCTTCAGGTGTGTTTGTTCCACCACTTAATAAGGACGGCCTGCCAGGTATTGATCTTCTGAAGAGTTCTGCCCAACAGTCCAGCATCTTCTCGTCCTCGTCCGTCTTGCGTTATGAAGATAGGATGAGCTCTGTGAGAGGGAAGCCCCACGTGCTTCAAAGAGGGACGGAAGCTTGGATAGATTTGAAATTACAGAGTTTGACCACAGTAACTTGTGAAGAAAAAG TCTTGGAGGTTTGGCAGGAGTCTGTGGAGCTGGCGCGAGATATGCAGGACTTGAGGATCAGAAAAAAGAAACGGCAGACCGTTCGACCCGTTCCCGGCAGCCTGTACCTGGCCAAGACATCTGGGCTGACCAGAATACCACTGAGGACGGCTGTAGGTCACAAGAACCCAGTCCAGCACACCCAGGAAGAG CTATATCGACATGGAGTACGCCGCACCGTCTCCCAGATAAGCAGTGAGAATGCAGAGGCGTTCAGGTTCAGCTGGGCTGACTTCTTCAGCTGGGAGAAGCTCGCCCAGACGGGCGGAGTACAGCTGGCGGATGGCGGCTGGTTGATCCCAGATAACAGAGCATCTGCAGGCAAGGAGGAGTTTTACAG GGCCCTGTGTGATACCCCTGGTGTTGACCCAAGACTGATAAGCGAAGCGTGGGCATACAACCACTACCGCTGGGTTGTGTGGAAACGGGCCTCCATGGAGAGAGCCTTCCCAGGAGTGTGGGGCGGTCTGGCTCTCACTCCGGAGCAGGTCCTTCTGCAGCTCAAGCTCAG aTATGACATGGAGGTAGATCACAGTCAAAGGTCCGCTCTGAAGAAGATCATGGAAAGAGATGACACCCCAGCCAAGACCTTGGTGCTGTGTATCTGCGCCATTGTCACATCTGTCCACAATCAAGAGGGAACAGAGAAAGCGCCGCCCCCCactgaccccagatcagagTCTCCGGCCGCAGTCGTGTGTCTCACCGATGGCTGGTATTCCATTAAAGCCCTGCTGGACCCGCCGCTTTGCGCCATGCTGCAAAAAGGCCGTCTTAGAGTGGGAGGGAAGATCGCCATCCACGGGGCAGAGCTGATTGGCTCTCAGGATGCCTGTCCTCCCCTAGAGGCCCCGGATTCGCTGATGCTCAAG ATTTCAGCCAACAGCACAAGGCCGGCCCGTTGGGACGCTAAGATGGGGTTTCATAAAGACCCCCGACCCCTCTCAGTGCCCCTCTCATCACTGTACTCCACCGGAGGATTGGTGGGCTGTGTGGATATCATCGTACTGAGGAGCTACCCcactcag TGGATGGAGAAGAAACCCGGCGGGGTGTTTGTGTTCCGCACCGAGCGAGCCGAGGACCGAGAGTCCACACGTCACAGCGCTGCCAAGCAGAAGGACCTGGAGCTCCTGTTCTCCAAGATCCAAGCCCAGtttgagaaagaggaggagg aaaagaagaaaaagaggcGTGGTCATCGAACGCTCAGTCGGCGGGAGATCGAGCAGCTGCACGATGGGGAGGAGCTTTATCACGTAGTGGAGAGCGACCCGGGTTACGTGGAG GCCCATCTGAGTGTAGAGCAGGTGGAGGCTGTGAACAGCTACAGGAGGGGCGTGGCCGAGCGGAGGCAGGCGGAGCTACAGAAGCGTGTGCGCAGGGCTGTGCAGTTGGCTGGTGAGGCAGAAGGGGGCGGTCCCAACCGAGACGTTACCCCCGTCTGGAAGCTCGCCATCGCCGACTCCGACGACCAGCATTTAAACCGCG tgtaCACACTGAATATCTGGCGGCCCTCTGCAGAGCTGAGCTCTTTGCTCAGAGAGGGCGGTAGATACAGGGTTTACCATCTGGCCACATCCGAGACCAAGAGacgcaccaccaccactaacctgCAGTTCACCGCCACCAAGAAAACGCAGTTTCAGCACCTGGAG GTTTGCCCGGAATGGTTAAGTAAACATTTCCCTGCTAGACGAGTAACAAGCTTCAGGGATCTCCAGAACTCCGGGTTCGGTTCCCCCTGTGGAGAGGTGGATGTTGTGGGATACGTCATCTCCATCTTGGATAGAGAAG GTACCTCTCCGCTGTTGTACTTGGCGGACGGCGAGTTTGACTTCATCTCCGTGCGGATCTCCTGCGGCCTGGTCCAGCTCGCGGTGGAGGACCTGGTGAGGCCGATGGCTCTTCTGGCCGTGAGCAACCTGCAGCTCCGGCAACTCTGTGCGCCTGTGCCCTGCCTTTACGCTGGGGAGCAAGCCCTCTTCTCCCTACACCCCAAAGACGCCCACTTACGGGAAGCCATCGCCAGGCTCAAGACCTCTGTCAAG GGAAACGAGATGTTCTTCAGCGTCGCTGAGGAGAAGCTCTCAAACCTGATTACACCTGGCTGCCCCAAGTCTTTTCGGTCCCCAAGAACTCTGGGCTTGCAGCCAAAACAGAATCTCAGGAAT GTACCACCCCAGCAAGCAGGTAGGCTCTTCTCCCCTTATACCCTAGCGTCCACGAGAAGTCCTGCCCCCTCTGGCAGCTCTGAGCCCAGAGACCCCCGGAGTGTGAAACGAAAACGAGGCGTCGACTACCTGTCACGCATACCCTCCCCGCCACCCATAAGCCCACTGGGCACGGTCGCCTCCCCCAGCGTCGGCAGGACATTTAACCCCCCGAGGAGGTCCGAGACCCCACGCCTCCCCCAGACCAGGCGGGCCCCGAGCCCCAGCTGCACCTCCCtgcgggaggaggaggagcagtggGTGAAGGACGAGGAGCTGGCCATGATAAACACCCAGGCGTTGCTGGAGGGGAGGGAGCAACCTCGCGGCGAGGGCGTGTCCACGTGA